The sequence GCCCTTGACCGCTCAGGCCTACTTCGCCGGGCGGCTGCTGTTTGAGCAGCCGTGGGGACGTTTCAGTATTTCTGAGTCTTAGATAAAAGAGGCGTTGTAACGGTATTTTTGTATTCTGCATTAATTTGAGGAGGTGAATTATGGGAATGTTCACATTGTGAACGTTCTCAGTATATCAGTTACTGATCTTTAAGTTTGATTAGcctaagtaaaatttaaatattctgatAAAGTAATATCAGAATTTGGCCACTTAATTTTTGTTACTAATTTGTATGATTTTAGCCTGGGGTAAGTTTGTAAGTAATTGTCAAGTTACACTGTTGTTTAGCATCTTACAACTTTTCAGAACTTTACAAATGTAAGTAACTGACGTAATGTCGCTTTTACACTCAATCTtcagcgcttttttttttttttagctgtgtgaGGCTTGCACGAACCCGTCACATTTAAAACTGTTGGCACCTTGTCTATGAGAAATGGCCTTTTTGCTTCTGTTAAGTGTCCAGTGTGGCTGTCGGGGTGCGGCCCCGTGTGCCAGGCAGACCAGCAGCTGAGCTTCTGGGGAGAGAGAACCTTCTCAGCCAGACCTGCCCGTCATCACACCCGTTAGcagctccccaggtgccctggcccaGCTGCTAGACTCCTGGACGCTCACCGACAGGAGCaggccttcctccccaccctgcacccgCGGGGGCGGCTGTTTCCAGGGGCCTCTCAGCAGGCCTTTGGTGAGCGGACGCGAGACGCCAGTGGTGTCTGGGCATATTTTGGGCGTGCCTGCTAATGGGAATACAAGAGGCGTCATCTCCAAAGGTCTGGGGCAGCCAGGTCCCCTCACCCATGTCTCTCGGTGTTGGCACCTGTGGACGTGAGCGTCGGGGCTCTCGGAGGTTGACTTAAGAGTCGTGCAGCCGTCGCTACAGCTCTGAGACCGCTTGAAGCTGGCGTCATTTGACGCACGGGTCGAGTATGATTTCTGGTGGTTTTCTCACGCGGGAGCGAAATGATTGGCAGACTCGTGAGCTCCGAGCGCCGGCCACGCTGACCCGGCCCACTGAGGGTCGGGGCAGAGCTAGACAACAGTCCCCGACACTTAATGGGGACACGGAGACCCTCGGAGCTGGGCCACGCTCCTCTACTCTGCCCGGGACTCACCTCCCCACTGACTTCCGTTTCTAGGTAGTGACCTCTGCCGCCTCGTGGGGGTCTGCCCCGAATTCCGTTAAGCTGCCTGCAGTCCTGGCGAGCTAGAGCCGCCGGCGCGTGAGACTGGCCAGGCGTGGCGCCGGCAGCCTCAGCACGTGTGGGACCGGCCGCTGTCCACGGGCGCTTGCACTTTCTGCCGCCACGCCAAGATCTGTTTTCGATTTTAGTGTTAAGGCTACAAATGAAGACTCTGGAACCTTAAACCGCATCTTTCTAGAATGAGCATCTGATGGTCTGGGGCCATGCTGCCCGGAATTAAGAGGACAGTTGGTGCTCAGAGCTGGGAGAGACAGGTGACCCTCTCTGGTGGGGGTGGCTCTCTGCCGAGTCCCCAGTCCTGCCGTGTggcggccccccccccctcccccaccgctgGACGCGTGTGGGTCCCCACCCCTCCGGGGCCCATCTCCCCTCTCCTGGGCCCTGTACACTCAGCATGTAGGCATCCAGgcttaaaaaaaggttttctttgtaGGGTTAGAACGGTTCCCAATCAACCCTAAGGGAATCTGCCAGACTGACTGGCCGGCGAAGAAAATACTGAACAAATACTGTTTGTAATTCCGGATGACAGCAGCTGTAGGAAGGGGCGCGTCCAGGCCACCGAGCTGGAGGAGGACGACTCATCACTTAGCTCCGAAGGGGATCTGAAGAACTTGGGGTACCCCGTGAGATGCTGCACGTTTGGACTTTCTTTTCATGTCATGTTACCGGAGGGGTCACAGCAAGGGCACTTgctgcccccccagccccctgctcaGAAATTGCACCGTGCTGGGGTCCGTGCTCCCCGGGGGCCCTCCGGCGGGGCTCACAGGGCACCTCGGCACTCGCCGTACAGACTCCCCGGGGGTCCCCGCGGGGGCACCCACCTGCTGCACGTGTCCTTCAGGCCAGGCGTGGATCTGGGGCTGCGGGCCGGAGGCGGCAGCATCCCGGGGCCTGGGGACTTCGTTGACGGGTGTCCTGGGACAATACCAGAGCACGTGGCCTAGACCACCTGTTGGGAACACTGCTCGCTCCCTCCCGGAGGCCAGTGCGGTGCCTGGGCCCGGTCTTCCGTGGCCGCGCCTCCTTCCTCAGCGCCTGGCCGGCTGGGCTTTGCAGCCTCCGGCTTTGTAACTGTTGTCCACTCTGCGGGCTGCGAGAGACCGCCGCCGACAGAGTGGGCTGTGTGTCCACGCGGGCACTGTGCGCTTTGAAGTTCCCGTTTGAGGGGCGGGGGAGCACGGTGTCCCCTGTGGAGCGGGACAAGGGCTGTCCCGTCATCGGAAGTGCTCTTCCAGCCACGACGCTGATCCGATACATTGGAAACCTACCCCCTTTCCCTTAGTGACACGTCTCCCTGGGAAACCAGGGCACTCGGGAAGGATGCGCGTGGGGCCAGGGGTAGGATTTAAGCTCCCATTTGGTGGAAACGGGGCCCCGCCTGTGAGCCCGCCAGCCCCCTTCTCTGAAGGCCAGCCTGCCTTTGTGGGCTGTGAGGAACCACGCAGCCTCCTTACGCCGCGTCGTAAGAAACCCATCATGTTTCAGAGGGGACGCTGCCTGGAGAGGTGTAATTTCTGATTTTTGAACTGGTATCAAAACAAATGAGCCCGGTTGTCCTCTGCTCATTTGTCTGGCCGTCTGGGCTTTAATGTTCTCGAGGAGGAGCAGCAGTGGGGCGGCCGGCCCTCCTCCTCTTCAGTGTTTTCCTCTCCCGGCGAGGGGGCCTCAGGCCAGCACCCGTTCCACATCCCTCCCGTCGAGTTAGAGGTCCCTGGCCAGAGGACAGGCAGGAAGTGACGTGAGCTGGCTCTGTGGGTCTGAGGGGGAGGTTGTGGGAGGGCTGGGCCGTCCGCCCTCGGCTCTCCGCAGGGTCTCTGTGTTTACAGTACTGGAGGGAGTCAGGTAGTTCTTTCCCGGAATTCGAAGAGATTCCGGTCATGTTTGGTCAGAAAGCCGCCAGGAATATCACGTAATGAGAAATTCAGTGTTTACAGTAACctataaatattgctaaaaataGTTTATAGACAGCTCTTTCATTGTCCTAACTTCATAGAATATTCTTGGGAAGCAGGTGCATACATGAGGCTATACTCTGGTATGTTTGCACTTGCTGTTGAGCAGTGCACTGCATGACCATCAGACTTCTGAAAATTGCCAAGTGCTACTTGATAACACCGATCGAAGGAGAGGCTCCAGCCAGCTGCGGGCGTCTCGTCAGGGCTCCCAAGCGTCATACAGGTGGCTGGGGCGGTCACGGAGACGTGTCATTTTGCATTTGTCCCATTATTATGGGGGGAACTGACGTGGCTTCTACGGTGTTGTGGACGTAACCATGGGGACCACCAGCCCGGGAGGACTGCCTGACAAGCCCTGGGGCTGGGCGGTGTGGGCAGGGAACTCCTTAGGGGGTCCAGGGCCGTCTGTCACTGAGACAAAAGTCCTGCTGCAGCCCTGTCCCTCGCCTGTGGTGGGCAGGCACCGTGCACCGGCACCCTGCACCCTTCATGCTCCAGTGGGCCTGCAGCTTCTGGGGAGGGGCTCGTTAGCACATTCGGTCTTGGGGGCTGTGGTTTGCTCATTGTTGGTGTGATTTGCCTAGAAAATCATCCGGAATTGTTTGTATTTAATTACGATAGTAAaatggtttatttccttttgcaAAGTCCCTGCACTTGCGGAAAGGCTCTTTTATAAAATTCCAACCCTAAAAGAACGGTTTCCTACTTAACACGAGCCATTCTCAACCTTCTGAGAGTCCCAGACTACTTAAAAATGGGATGGAAATCAGAAGTGAATTTTTCTGCTCTAGAAAATGTCAAAACAGTGCGAGTCTGCCCAGTTACGGGGACCTCTGCCTCCACCCTAGTACTGGGTCAGGTTATGTCCCTGCCCTCCTGGTACCAGCCTGGGGATCAGCGTCTGGCTCATGGAGTTGCAGGAGGTTGGCCAAGTCACTTCactcttctgtgcctcagtttccctgagaCCAAGGACGGTAACTGCCCATCCCCAGGGGCCGCGAAGGAGACACACTCCGATGTGGATGAATTACTTAGGACAGTGCCCGGCAGAGAACAGGCCATAGCGAAAGGGTCCAGGGCCCGCTGTGCCAGGCAGCATGGGGGGCAGTGGGGCGTGAAGGCAGACAGCCCTGCCCGGGGGGAGGCCACGTCAGGCGGGTCATCCGTGCTTACTGCCTTCCCGCCGTTGAGAAGGGGTAGCCAACCCTTGGAGCAGATCCTGTCCCAGCGATGGGTGTCCTGGGTCAAGACGTCAGTCCCCTGTGCCTGCAGAGTGTGGAGGGCTCCGCCAGACTCGGGGTTTCTTGGGACCTGGCCTGCCGTTCTGCAGCTGCCATATCAACGGGCCTCGGTCCCGGGAGTCCCCCGTACCCCCTCCGTGCTGACGGTGTAGGAACAGGATGaggggggcaggtgaggggcgAAGATCACCCGCAGGGTGCGGTCAGGGCGGCCGGGCGGGGGGAGGACGGCTTCCTCCTCGGGGCGGCGCCGGCTGACCATCAGCCGCATTAAGAGCTGATTGGACCAGGTCATTCCGAGGGCCGGAGAGACCCGCTCCTcccagagactgagacagaaaacAGGCCCAACGGTTACCGACAAAACCTCGGGGGACCCACTGCCACCCTCACTGTCCCGCCCGTGGGCTGGGCCCGGCTCACCCTTGTGGCCCGGGTGCTGCGCCCCGCTCCTCCATGGCCTCTGTCACCTGGGAGGTCCAGACCAGGGTCAGTTGCAGCAAGGACCCCACCGCCACCCGCCCCAGCATGAGTGGCCtcactcctccacccccacccccctgaacTTCCCTAAAATCCAAgctgaggcgggggtgggggtgggggtgggggggtgtcggGGTCGGGCCCACCTGGTTGATGCATAGCACGGGGCTCCGGAACGTGCTGCTCAGCCGGCGCAGGGTGGCCCCCAAGGCCTGCAGACGCCTGGCCCTGGGCATTGAGGCCAGGCTGTCAAACTCACAGCGGAACGGGGCCGCCACGGAGTCGATGACCACTAGGCGGACCATCCCCCGCGACAGCAGCACGGGCACCTTCTTACTCACACACTCCAGCAGGGCGTCCTAGAGGCCGAGGGAGGTGGCGGTCAGCGCCTGTGCCCTGCACTGAAGAACCCCTCACGGCCTTCCCATTTCACTCCTCACCCCGTGGGCCATCACAGTGACCAGGACTTCATCCTTTGGTGGCCCCGTGCCAGGAGCTGACCCCTGGGGTGCTGCCATAGCAGAAAGCCGGCTCATAACCGACCGCCCTGGTCGCTGGGACCATACTCTCGTCAGGCGGGTCTAGGGGTGGCGGTgagccctgtcccctgcccagccccaccccatggaggggggaggggtggacaggGGCAGGCCACCCCTGCCTACCTCTGGGGCCCGAGTGCGGTGCCCTGAGCGGCCCTGGCCAGGCTCCCGGGTGGGGCCGGGTGGCCTCAGGCCCTGGTGCCAGGTGACCACACACTGGCTGTCCTGCCAGAGAGCAGCCAAGCGTCTGGTTCCTCGCCCTGAATGAAACCCAGTTCTGTGCTTCCACCTCTAGGGCGTCTTCGGTAGAGCCTCTTTTTGTGGAAAATGATGGCAGCAGCAGTGGCCTCGAGGACGCCAGCATTAACGTGAGTCCCGTCCCCTTTCCATCACCGCAGGCagctctggggacacctgggggctGGGCAGGTCGTGGCTGCACTCGCTCCCTGCGGAGCCAGGACtcgggccccctcccccaggaggtgGAAACGGGACCGCAGCCCTGAGGCCTTGTGCACAAAGGGCAGGCCCCGTCCCCACAGCAGGGCCCCCGGCTCCAGGCCGACACTGGGCAGGAAGGCAGACGCCTGGTGCCCCCAGCGCGGTTTTCAGAACGGCTCTCAGAAACCACCGTGGGCCTCAAAGCGCTGGCCCTGACTGCTGCCTTCTCTTGCAGTGAAACCACACCCGGCCCTGGAGGACCCAGGACAACACTGCTCGTGTGCAGCCAGAGCCTGCCCTGTGACAGCCAGGGGACGGTCACCGAGGCTGGAGGGCCCTGGAGCTGAGAGCCTGCAGCACTAACCTCGTCTTCTGTGTCCCCGTGCCACCAGCACACTGTCCTACTAACAGCCACACCGCTCACCAGGACGCGTCGCTTGCAAAGCCACGGCCACGCTCGGCCCCTCCAGGGTGACGGGGTGGGCGCAGCCTCCCTCCTGGGCCGCGGTTCCCGGGACACCCGTGTCCCGAAAGTGCAAGGAAGAGGCATTGGCTGCCTGGGCCCGTGTGCCCAATCTTACCGTGTTACTTCCCGAAGCTGTGTGTGATATGTtctattgtaaatttttttaaaattaaaagtttatatgCCTTACCCTTTACTTGCAGTTTTTATAGCAATTCTTAAGTGGGGGAAGGTCCCCCGGGAACCGGGGACCCTGCCCAGCGGGTGCAGGGGTGCACTCGGGAAGCCGGGCTGCAAGGAGAGGCTCCCCCCAGCCCCATGCGGAggctttcttaacttttttttttttgtcctgctATATGGTTTATTCTCAGCTTTTGAACCCTTTCCACTCATTGCTCGTCCCTCCCTCAAATAATGATCTGAGTTGAGCACGGACCAGGTCACAGGGCCGCTTCCCCTGCCTGCCAGGACCACTGTGCTCCTAGCCCTCTCCCTGGGGCTTCCTGCCCCACGGCTGCCCGTCTGCAGGGAGGGATGCTGCTGATGCTTCCGGATacgtgtcccccgccccccctcggAGCAGCCAGGTGGGGACCTCCTGTGCCCCGATGCACTTTCTGCTCCGTCAGGGGTAGAAGTCAAACCCGACAGACTGCTCTGGCCGGGACAGCCGGCCTGTCCTCTGGGCAGTGAATGGTCACCGCAGGGTGGCCGGGTGGCCAGGAGGCAAGGGAGGTGCTCCCTGCTACTGAGGGGACTGAGGGGCACACCCCGTGGGACGGGGACGGTGGGTGGCGTGTGGGGCCTCCCTCCGCGACTCCCCGTGGGCGGGGTGACCGGTTCAGCCTGAATTTCAGGTCACGAATCCTGTGGCGGCTCACTGGCTGCCTGGTGCTGGTGGTGGCCCGGTGTGGGGGTCGTGGGTGCGCTCTGTCCACTGGCCCACCTGACCACCTTCCCCACAGAACTcggggccagagagggaggacGCTCACCACGTCGGCCACGTGCTCGACGAAGATCTGGTGGCCGAACTTCATCTTGTCGATCACCTCTCCCGGAACGTCCGGCCGCAGGTGCCGCTGCCCCGCAATGAGCTGCTGCAGACGCAGGTCCGGGAAGACGTCTTCGGTGCAGATGTACACGGCCCCTGGGGCGGCACGGGGGGTGGtcagcccgcccccccccgcgGCTTCCCCGCACGGGGGCTGGTCTCCCTTGCCGCCCCCTTGCTGTCAGGACGCCACCCCGCGGGTCTGCCCTAGCCTGTCTCGAGTGAAGCCAGTGGGATCATCAGGGCCCGCGGGCTTCTGGAAATGCCCTGCCTGCACACGCCCTCGGATTCCCCTCAGAGGCTCTGCCGGAGCACGCTTCCCAGATTCCCAGATTCTCCTTTCGAGGCTGCTCCTGTGATCCTGGGCTGCTGTGACCTGAACACCCTGGGGTGACGCCCTGGCTCCCCTGCGCCAGACAATGTACCCCAGGTCCGCTGGAGAGAACTGGGGACCGTCACAAACGAACCCTAACGTCTGTGGCAACTGATTTTCAACGAAGGTCCCGGGACAGTCCGGTGAGAGAAAGAAGTCTTCCCCGTGAATGGTGCGGGGACGCGGGGACCGGGCCCTCCCTCACCCCCGGCACGGACTCCATCCGCCCATCGAACGCCAGAGCCGACGCTTTCAAACTCCGGAGAGCACGCGGGTGGGTGTTCGGGACCCTGGGTTGGGCGAGGGGGTCTCCGATGTGGCACAGACCGCACAAGTGAGAAAAGGCCGAGAGAGAAACTGGACTCGGTCACAGGATAATCCACAAGAAAACGAGGAGACCCCTGCAGAAAACACGGTGAATTCCGTGTCTCTGGGGAGAGGCTCGCGTCCGGATCACACGAGGATCCTACAAGTCGGCCACAGAAGGCGACCCAACCGCGAACCGGGGCGAAGGCTCCAAAGAGACATTTCGCCACAGGAAACGTCCGCTGACTGGCTTCCAAGGCCAAGTCCGTCCACCCGGCGCCGGGCACCTGCACCCTCGCCCAGAGGTGCAGGGACAGGGGTGACACAGAGGCCCGCCGCGGGTAAGCAACCCCCGTGCGCGGCCCGGAGGCCCCCGCCCATGGCCGGGCTCACGGGAGCGGCACCGACCCCAGTCCTCGGCTCTCGGGACACAGGGGAAGCAGGAGAGGTCCCCGAGCGAGGCCCCTGCTGCCAGCGCCCCACATGGGTCCCAGCGGCATGCGTGTGTCACCGGGCCGCGAGGTCTGGCCCCGGCCGCGTGCCCCGCCCACCGCGTGGCCCAGCCTGTCCGGGAAGCCGGGCGAGCAGATGAGCTCGAGAGGAACCGTGCAACGTTTACCGAGGAGCTACCGAGGTGCGACCCGTCCGCTCCGGCACCACATTTAGTAAGAACGATTGAAGTTTTTAACGCTCAGAGACCCGCACGGGCAGCCTGGAAAAATCCCTCCACTGCACGCCCTGTGCAGACTTGACAGATGCAAAACCGGGTCAGGGGCCGGCCGCCCCCGCTGTCCTCGGTGGTCCTGTCTGCCCCGTccccaaaagggaaaaagaggaaaacgtTTGTCCGAGGTGTCCGGCTCCATGGACCACGTGGTTTGCAGGCTGGCGGCGGGAGAGCGCGCAAAAGtgcctaagggggactctgtgccCAGACGGAGACCGTCCCTGGGTCCTCGAGGGAGCAGGGGCCGCTTCCTACGGAGGGCACGCTGCAGGGCCCACGGCCCTCGGACCTGCCCTCTCCCTCGGGTGGAATCCACGGCACATGTGGAGAGAGACGGGGACCCGGGAAGATGGCCCTGGAGGTGGCGTCGGGCCCCGACTCGATGAGCGCGACCTGGGCACGGCCGGgacccccgcctcccccaacTCTGCCCCCGCCCGCCTGAGAGGACAGCCACTCACCGGCCTCCAGGCCTCCGTGCCGCGGAGGGAACTGCACGGTCAGGCAGAGCTGCAGGGCCAGCTGGGTCTTCCCGGCGGAGCTGTGACCGGCCAGCTCGGTGACACCGTCCAGGGGCAGGCCGCCGCGGAGAAGGCCGTCCAGCACGGGGCAGCCCAGGCTCAGGCGCTGGTGCTGGGCGGGGAATCTCTTCTTCTGCCGGTGCAGATGCAGAGCTGGGGGCGCAGGGGGCGTCGGTCACCATGTGCCGGGGGCCCAGGCGACCTCGGAGccagaaggcagggaggaggcgggCGTGGAAGCTTCTCCTAGCTGCTGTGCTCTCTGGGCACCCGTGGGCTCTGGCTCTGCTTGCCAACCCACCCCCGCTTCCCGCACTGCCTGGCCTGGTCCCATCTCTTCcgtccccctgcccttcccctgtacACCTGCTGTGTCCCTGTCCTGATGCTGTGACCGTGGCCCTGCGTCAATCCCTCCCCAGGCATGGGCAGAGCagaggcccctccccacccccccccacccgcccccagtGCCCACCTGTGAAGACGCTGCTTCCCCGCAGGTGCAGGGAGGCCGTTCTCAGCAAGCGTTGCACGTCGAGGCTGGAGAGGCCGGTTAGTCTCTGCAGGTCTGGTccagaaaaatgcaaaacctCCTTTATTGACTTCAGTTTGGCTGAAATTACACAAAGACAGAACAGGACAAGTTCAGACTACAGTAACGCAAGGCAGCATGGCAAGGACGACGGTGTTTTCCAGAGCACTGTCTTCCAGTTCTGGGGACCCAGCGGGCAGGGCCTAGATCCATCCACTCCCTGAAGCCACGGGAGCCCCTGGACAGAGTGTGAGGACAgcagtggggaaggaaggggccCGAGAGGGGGACGGGCCTCTCCCAGGTGCCCAGAGCACATCAGCCACCTGCTGTGGCCACATCCTGAAAACATGTCCCAAGGAAGGGCATTTCTGTGGCCAGGCAGGCCGACACCAAGGCAAGGCTTGAGGGTGACCCCGGGGCAGGGTGAGAACCGTGCAGTTAGGAAAGCCAAGCCGGGCTCCAAACAAACGTCACTGCAGCGGAAAGCCGGGAAGGCGGGGACCGAGCTAAGACTGCGTGGCGGTTACAATGCCAGTGGCGACagccaggtgggggggggggcgggtcacaGAGTTAACACATCCAGAAGATCTGGTATTTGGAGAGGAGAGGGCATAAATTACTGTTGGGGGTGGATAAGTACATTACTTGCGAgctagtaggaaaaaaaatgcgCTAAAAAATGTATCCAACCAACCCAGATggcaaaaaagggaaaacaacacaaaaagcaaCAGAATAGGTACCTCAGCATAAGAGAGAGTTAGACCCAAACATACCAGGAATTACCTTAAATACATGTGCACTGAAGGCTCCAGTGAAAAAACAGATGGACAGACTGGACCAAAGGGAAAACACAACACAATGACTGAAAGGCTCTGGAAGAACCAAGAGCCAAGGACGAAGAAACAGGACCAGAGACTGTGCCCCCACGTAAGACATCACCAAGTCACCCCCACGTGTGCTCCGGCTTCCACGCTTTGTGATCAACAAGCTTCCCTGTCACGTGCCCCGGGAGACGGGGGAGATGGGAGGCCCAGCACGCCAGCTGGTGCAGGGCAGCTGGGGAAGGACGCACCGGGAGACAAACACAACGGGGAAGCCGTCCAGCTCACCCATTTGGGCACTTAAAAAAGAGGCACCCGTAGCTGACATACTGGACAATGTGGGAAAAGACAACGAGATGTACAcggaaaacagaatttgaaaaaaggagGCAACTACCAACTTTGGGGGGAAGTAATaaaggaaaccgtcaaaaccTCGCAGTTCAGCAGCAGTAATGATGTCCCCAGTCACAGCCCTCACGGCCCAAACTGTGCTCCAactgtggtgggggagggggaagtagGTGCACCAGGAAGCCAGCCCTCACCCCTGTCACAGGCGCCCCGTGCGTGATCGCAGACACTGACAAACCGAACACAGCGACGTAAGCACGTTTTTAGAAGTCCagatataaacacaaagaaattgcCAAAAGACTCCTGAGTGGCGGAAGTAGTTCCGTTTCACGTTTTAGAAAATAAACGTGTATtactttgatgaaaataaaatttaacttgaaaaaagtccacacacacacacacacgcccctgAAGACCCTGCAGCACACTCCAGCACTGGCTACTCATCAGGAGTAGCTGTCTTGGGGAAGGGGGACTCGGCAACCTCGCTGTGTCTCCCGGACACGACACACAAGTCCACCCACACGCTTCACGTATCTACTCGACACAAACACCGGTAAACATACCTTTCTTGACCGCAGCAGTGATTCTGGGATTCAGGTCCAACCGATCCAAATCCATTTCTCCAACAGGTTGACTGCGACCACGGATAATCTCCCAGGGACACGAATGCCGATGCGCTTGTTGTCAGTGCAAACCCCCCAGGAGCAGAGCACCGCGGGGTGACAGTGGCTTGGGTACGCAGTCTCCTTTGTGACGGGTTCACCGTCAGCCCTGAGGTTGGAGGAGAGACTTCACCGCACCAGGAAAACCACTGAAGTAAGTCTAAGGCGACACCCGGCTTAGAGGAACCATCTGCCACCTCAGAAACCAAGACTCGATCCGCACAGTGGTGCGGCTGAAGGGATGTCCCCCGGCCACCCCCACTCTAAAGGCCAGGGCGGCGCAAGGCAGTCCCCGTTCCGTCCCCTGCAGGAAGTGTTAGAAATGAGCATGTGCTCCAACCCGGAGTCCCGGCCTGGAGACCTGGTACACGGGTGAGCACCCTGCCTGGCCCACCTCTGGGGTGAGGACGACGCAGACAGGGACCATGCTCGTTGGGCTCGCGCGAATGAAGCGTCTTCTGCGTGCGGCAGAAGTGTGTCCCCGCGGGGAtttggaaagaatggaaagagtgACTTTTGAATCCCGCGAGACGTTTTCAAGCGGGAACCTCCACAACCACCCAGCTGTTTCAGCAGAGAACAGCGGAGACTGTGTGGCCGGCCCCCGCCCCTCTCCTGGCCAGCAGCCCTCCCGAGGCCCAGACCGCGCGCTGAATGCCGTGGGGACTGGAGCCCAGCCCGACCCTCGCTGGTCGCCCTACTCAGCCCAGGGTCACCCAGAAACTCTCTAGCAGGCCACGTTTCCATGTTGGCCTCCCAGATCAGCAAGGGTGAGAAGGCAGCAGGGCGTGTGGGAACACCAAGGCCAGCAGCCACTCGGGCTGAACCCAGGGCCCGGGTCCACCAGCAAGGCCTCAGCCGAGGGGAAGGTCGGAGGTCGCCTCCCCTTGCAGCGCTTAGAGTGTTACTGATTTGGACAACATCAGGTTGATTTTGGCGCTTCGAGAAGCAGGTCGCCTGCACGGTCACGTTCACAGGCTGGTCGGGGAAACCGGTGTGGCAGGGAGAAATCCAAAACACCCAGAACTGACAGCACAGGAGCCTGACGCTCAGGCGTGAGCAGGAGCTCCCAGGCCAGGGCTGACAGGAAACATGCCAAGGCGGGGGAGGACACACACAGCCCCGGCTCCCCTGCGGCCCCCCGACGGCCACCAGGACTGCAAATTGGAGGACAGCGGGGTCACCGTCAGAGGTGCCTGAATGCAGGGCCCCAGTGCCAACtacacacagagagaggaggtgaggaCGGTGACGAGCTCCGAAGGTGCCCTGAGTATATGGAAGGTTCTAGTGGGCTGGTGATGTGTGTGACGTTTGGTTCCTGAAGACAGAAAGCAGGTAAGCAAGAAAAAGGTCATCTCCAGGACAAGTAGTAAGTTGCCAAAGGACACGCGGTGTGCCTTCCTGGCTTGGTGGGGAGAGCACCTCTGGGAGCCCTGAGGACAAGAGCGGGAAGAGGTGACCCAGGGAGGCACCACCCAAAACCTCCTCCAGGACAAGAGAACGCCTGGACAAGATACCAAGTCTGTTGTTTCCAAATTCCAGAGACGGtgtgtgtccccccacccccagactgtGGAAAGACC comes from Panthera tigris isolate Pti1 chromosome B3, P.tigris_Pti1_mat1.1, whole genome shotgun sequence and encodes:
- the XRCC3 gene encoding DNA repair protein XRCC3 isoform X2 → MDLDRLDLNPRITAAVKKAKLKSIKEVLHFSGPDLQRLTGLSSLDVQRLLRTASLHLRGSSVFTALHLHRQKKRFPAQHQRLSLGCPVLDGLLRGGLPLDGVTELAGHSSAGKTQLALQLCLTVQFPPRHGGLEAGAVYICTEDVFPDLRLQQLIAGQRHLRPDVPGEVIDKMKFGHQIFVEHVADVDALLECVSKKVPVLLSRGMVRLVVIDSVAAPFRCEFDSLASMPRARRLQALGATLRRLSSTFRSPVLCINQVTEAMEERGAAPGPQGLWEERVSPALGMTWSNQLLMRLMVSRRRPEEEAVLPPPGRPDRTLRVIFAPHLPPSSCSYTVSTEGVRGTPGTEAR
- the XRCC3 gene encoding DNA repair protein XRCC3 isoform X1, which translates into the protein MDLDRLDLNPRITAAVKKAKLKSIKEVLHFSGPDLQRLTGLSSLDVQRLLRTASLHLRGSSVFTALHLHRQKKRFPAQHQRLSLGCPVLDGLLRGGLPLDGVTELAGHSSAGKTQLALQLCLTVQFPPRHGGLEAGAVYICTEDVFPDLRLQQLIAGQRHLRPDVPGEVIDKMKFGHQIFVEHVADVDALLECVSKKVPVLLSRGMVRLVVIDSVAAPFRCEFDSLASMPRARRLQALGATLRRLSSTFRSPVLCINQVGPTPTPPHPHPHPRLSLDFREVQGGGGGGVRPLMLGRVAVGSLLQLTLVWTSQVTEAMEERGAAPGPQGLWEERVSPALGMTWSNQLLMRLMVSRRRPEEEAVLPPPGRPDRTLRVIFAPHLPPSSCSYTVSTEGVRGTPGTEAR